gggtgggattgtatcgtgtgatgatgatgatgattggtgattttgggtgggattgtatcgtgtgatgatgatgattggtgattttgggtgggattgtatcgtggtgatggtgatgattggtgattttgggtgggattgtatcgtgtggtgatgattatgattggtgattttgggttggattgtatcgtgtggtgatgatgatgattggtgattttgggtgggattgtatcgtgtgatgatgattggtgatttagggttggattgtatcgtgtggtgatggtgatgattggtgattttgggtgggattgtatcgtgtgatgatgatgattggtgattttgggtgggattgtatcgtgtggtgatgatgattggtgattttgggtgggattgtatcgtgtgatgatgatgattggtgattttgggtgggattgtatcgtgtggtgatgatgattggtgattttgggtgggattgtatcgtgtgatgatgatgatgattggtgatttttggtcggattgtatcgtgtgatgatgatgatgattggtgattttgggtgggattgtatcgtgtgatgatgatgatgattggtgattttgggtgggattgtatcgtgtggtgatgatgattggtgattttgggtgggattgtatcgtgtgatgatgatgatgattggtgatttttggtcggattgtatcgtgtgatgatgatgatgattcgtgattttgggtgggattgtatcgtgtggtgatgatgatgattggtgattttgggttggattgtatcgtgtggtgatgatgatgattggtgattttgggttggattgtatcgtgtgatgatgattggtgattttgggtgggattgtatcgtgtggtggtgatgatgattggtgattttgggttggattgtatcgtgtggtggtgatgatgattggtgattttgggttggattgtatcgtgtggtggtgatgatgattggtgattttgggtgggattgtatcgtgtggtgatggtgatgattggtgattttgggttggattgtatcgtgtggtggtgatgatgattggtgattttgggttggattgtatcgtgtggtgatgatgatgattggtgattttgggttggattgtatcgtgtggtgatgattggtgattttgggtgggattgtatcgtgtggtgatgatgatgattggtgattttgggttggattgtatcgtgtggtgatgattggtgattttgggtgggattgtatcgtgtgatgatgatgatgattggtgattttgggtcggattgtatcgtgtggtgatgatgatgattggtgattttgggttggattgtatcgtgtggtgatgatgatgattggtgattttgggtgggattgtatcgtgtgatgatgatgatgattggtgattttgggtgggattgtatcgtgtggtgatgattggtgattttgggtgggattgtatcgtgtgatgatgatgatgattggtgattttgggtgggattgtatcgtgtgatgatgatgatgattggtgattttgggtgggattgtatcgtgtgatgatgatgatgattggtgattttgggtgggattgtatcgtgtggtgatggtgatgattggtgattttgggtgggattgtatcgtgtggtgatgattatGATTGGTGAtattgggttggattgtatcgtgtggtgatgatgatgattggtcattttgggtgggattgtatcgtgtgatgatgatgatgattggtgattttgggtgggattgtatcgtgtgatgatgattggtgattttgggttggattgtatcgtgtggtgatggtgatgattggtgattttgggtgggattgtatcgtgtgatgatgatgattggtgattttgggttggattgtatcgtgtggtgatgatgattggtgattttgggtgggattgtatcgtgtggtgatgattggtgattttgggtgggattgtatcgtgtgatgatgatgattggtgattttgggtgggattgtatcgtgtgatgatgatgatgattggtgattttgggtgggattgtatcgtgtggtgatgattggtgattttgggtgggattgtatcgtgtggtggtgatgatgattggtgattttgggttggattgtatcgtgtggtgatgatgatgattggtgattttgcgtgggattgtatcgtgtgatgatgatgatgattggtgattttgggtgggattgtatcgtgtggtgatgatgattggtgattttgggtgggattgtatcgtgtgatgatgatgatgattggtgatttttggtcggattgtatcgtgtgatgatgatgatgattggtgattttgggtgggattgtctcgtgtggtgatgatgatgattggtgattttgggttggattgtatcgtgtggtggtgatgatgattggtgattttgggtcggATTGTGTcgtgtggtggtgatgatgattggtgattttgggttggattgtatcgtgtggtgatgatgatgattggtgattttgggttggattgtatcgtgtgatgatgatgatgattggtgattttgggttggattgtatcgtgtggtgatgatgattggtgattttgggttggattgtatcgtgtggtgatgatgatgattggtgattttgggttggattgtatcgtgtggtgatgatgattggtgattttgggtgggattgtatcgtgtggtggtgatgattggtgattttgggtgggattgtatcgtgtggtggtgatgatgattggtgattttgggttggattgtatcgtgtgatgatgattggtgattttgggtgggattgtatcgtgtggtgatgatgatgattggtgattttgggttggattgtatcgtgtgatgatgatgatgattggtgattttgggtgggattgtatcgtgtggtgatgatgatgattggtgattttgggttggattgtatcgtgtggtgatgattggtgattttgggtgggattgtatcgtgtggtgatgatgatgattggtgattttgggttggattgtatcgtgtggtgatgattggtgattttgggtgggattgtatcgtgtggtgatgatgatgattggtgattttgggttggattgtatcgtgtggtgatgatcatgattggtgattttgggttggattgtatcgtgtggtgatgattggtgattttgggtgggattgtatcgtgtggtgatgatgatgattggtgattttgggtgggattgtatcgtgtgatgatgatgatgattggtgattttgggtgggattgtatcgtgtggtgatgatgattggtgattttgggtgggattgtatcgtgtgatgatgatgatgattggtgatttttggtcggattgtatcgtgtgatgatgatgatgattggtgattttgggtgggattgtatcgtgtggtgatgattggtgattttgggtgggattgtatcgtgtggtggtgatgatgattggtgattttgggttggattgtatcgtgtggtgatgatgatgattggtgattttgcgtgggattgtatcgtgtgatgatgatgattggtgattttgggtgggattgtatcgtgtgatgatgatgatgattggtgatttttggtcggattgtatcgtgtgatgatgatgatgattggtgattttgggtgggattgtctcgtgtggtgatgatgatgattggtgattttgggttggattgtatcgtgtggtggtgatgatgattggtgattttgggtcggATTGTGTcgtgtggtggtgatgatgattggtgattttgggttggattgtatcgtgtggtgatgatgatgattggtgattttgggttggattgtatcgtgtgatgatgatgatgattggtgattttgggttggattgtatcgtgtggtgatgatgattggtgattttgggttggattgtatcgtgtggtgatgatgatgattggtgattttgggttggattgtatcgtgtggtgatgatgattggtgattttgggtgggattgtatcgtgtggtggtgatgattggtgattttgggtgggattgtatcgtgtggtggtgatgatgattggtgattttgggttggattgtatcgtgtgatgatgattggtgattttgggtgggattgtatcgtgtggtgatgatgatgattggtgattttgggttggattgtatcgtgtgatgatgatgatgattggtgattttgggtgggattgtatcgtgtggtgatgatgatgattggtgattttgggttggattgtatcgtgtggtgatgattggtgattttgggtgggattgtatcgtgtggtgatgatgatgattggtgattttgggttggattgtatcgtgtggtgatgattggtgattttgggtgggattgtatcgtgtggtgatgatgatgattggtgattttgggttggattgtatcgtgtggtgatgatgatgattggtgattttgggttggattgtatcgtgtggtgatgattggtgattttgggtgggattgtatcgtgtggtgatgatgatgattggtgattttgggtgggattgtatcgtgtggtgatgattggtgattttgggtgggattgtatcgtgtggtgatgatgatgattggtgattttgggttggattgtatcgtgtggtgatgattggtgattttgggtgggattgtatcgtgtggtgatgatgatgattggtgattttgggtgggattgtatcgtgtggtgatgattggtgattttgggtgggattgtatcgtgtggtgatgatgatgattggtgattttgggttggattgtatcgtgtggtgatgatgatgattggtgattttgggtgggattgtatcgtgtggtgatgattggtgattttgggttggattgtatcgtgtggtgatgatgatgattggtgattttgggtgggattgtatcgtgtggtgatgattggtgattttgggttggattgtatcgtgtggtgatcatgatgattggtgattttgggtgggattgtatcgtgtggtgatgatgatgattggtgattttgggttggattgtatcgtgtgatgatgatgattggtgattttgggttggattgtatcgtgtgatgatgatgatgattggtgattttgggtgggattgtatcgtgtgatggtgatgattggtgattttgggttggattgtatcgtgtgatgatgatgattggtgattttgggtgggattgtatcgtgtgatgatgattggtgattttgggtcggTTATATTCTGTGCCGATGCAGTGACCCGCTCCCTTCTCCTCCGTTTCTTTTCTCAGATATACAAGAGGAAGACTGAAGCTGCGAAGAAGGAGTATCTCAAAGCTCTGGCTTCTTACCGAGCCAGCCTCGTATCAAAGGTAGGAGAGGATCCCAGCCTCCGAGGCCAGACATTGACAGCAACATACTATCTCATCAATAAAACACTCTGTTTACTTCAATCTCTCAACAAACATACCTCATCTTTCCGCGTGACTCATTGCCCACCGATTGTGGGCACCTGCAGGGCAGGTGAACCCAACTccgtatctgacccgtgctgtacctgacctgggagtgtttgatgggacagtgtggagggagctttactctgtatctaacaatgtacctgaccctgggagtgtttgatgggacagtgtagagggagctttactctgtatctaaccctgtacctgaccctgggagtgtttgatgggacagtgtggagggagctttactctgtatctaaccctgtacctgaccctgggagtgtttgacgggacagtgtagagggagctttactctgtatctaaccctgtacctgaccctgggagtgtttgacgggacagtgtagagggagctttactctgtatctaaccctgtacctgaccctgggagtgtttgatgggacagtgtagagggagctttactctgtatctaaccctgtacctgaccctgggagtgtttgatgggacagtgtagagggggctttactctgtatctaaccctgtacctgaccctgggagtgtttgatgggacagtgtagagggagctttactctgtatctaaccctgtacctgcccttgggagtgtttgatgggacagtgtagagggagctttactctgtatctaaccctgtacctgccctgggagtgtttgatgggacagtgtagagggagctttactctgtatctaaccctgtacctgaccctgggagtgtttgatgggacagtgtagagtgagctttactctgtatctaaccctgtacctgaccctgggagtgtttgatgggacagtgtagagggagctttactctgtatctaaccctgtacctgaccctgggagtgtttgatgggacagtgttgagggagctttactctgtatctaaccctgtacctgaccctgggagtgtttgatgggacagtgtagagggagctttactctgtatctaaccctgtacctgaccctgggagtgtttgatgggacagtgttgagggagctttactctgtatctaaccctgtacctgaccctgggagtgtttgatgggacggtgtagagggagctttactctgtatctaaccctgtacctgaccctgggagtgtttgatgggacagtgtagagggagctttactctgtatctaaccctgtacctgcccctgggagtgtttgatgggacagtgtagagggagctttactctgtatctaaccctgtccctgccctgggagtgtttgatgggacagtgtggagggagctttactctgtatctaaccctgtacctgaccctgggagtgtttgatgggacagtgtagagggagctttactctgtatctaaccctgtacctgccctgggtgtgtttgatgggacagtgtagagggagctttactctgtatctaaccctgtacctgaccctgggagtgtttgatgggacagtgtggagggagctttactctgtatctaactctgtacctgaccctgggtgtgtttgatgggacagtgtagagggagctttactctgtatctaaccctgtacctgccctgggagtgtttgatgggacagtgtagagggagctttactctgtatctaaccctgtacctgaccctgggagtgtttgatgggacagtgtagagggagctttactctgtatctaaccctgtacctgccctgggagtgtttgatgggacagtgtggagggagctttactctgtatctaaccctgtacgtgaccctgggagtgtttgatgggacagtgtggagggagctttactctgtatctaacccgtgccttGTGTATTTTTTATTTTGTGTTCACAGACGGCCGCAGATTCGAGCGAGACGGACGCGCTCCAGACGGTGCAGCAGACGCTGGCATCGACCACCCTCTCCCCGGCCCTGCTGGTGACCCCTGCCCCCTCCCAGCcagccgccccctcccccccggtgcAGCCGAGCGCCCCTCGGGCCCTGGCACCGCGCCAGGACTCGGTCACCACCCGGCACATGGCCTCGGTGAGCCAGAGCCTGCTGACGGTGCTGCCCGCCACCCTGCGCCTGGGCACGCCAGCTCCGCAGCTGGTTCAGGTCCAGCTCCCCATCGTCGGCCCCCCTCAGCTCACCCAGGTCCGTCTCCAGCGCctgcagcccccaccccccctccagcaGAAGCCCCCGCCTCCGCTGCAGGCCATGCCCCCGCACCCACCGCCCCTCCAACCCAAGCTGCGCCAGGggatcccccaaccccccccactgcagGTCCAGATCATCCAGCTCCAGCAGCTGGCCCCCGCCCACCTCCAGCcggcccctgcccctcccccacccgccatcgccccctgcccccacccacgGCTCGCCCTTCCCGAACAGTCTCCGGCTCTTCCCGAGGTCATCACGCAGGTGAGTGGATTCCTCGGTGTGGTCTGTCTCGCTCCGACACCGACTGGTGCTGGGGTTTAGTCccaggggagagtgtacaggggctgtggggggagattaaatgggtggggagagtgtacggggggtgtgggggagattaaatgggtggggagagtgtacaggggctgtgggggagattaaatgggtggggagagtgtacaggggctgtggggggagattaaatgggtggggagagtgtacaggggctgtggggggagattaaatgggtggggagagtgtacaggggctgtggggggagattaaatgggtggggagagtgtacaggggctgtggggggagattaaatgggtggggagagtgtacaggggctgtggggggagattaaatgggtggggagagtgtacaggggctgtggggggagattaaatgggtggggagagtgtacggggggtgtgggggagattaaatgggtggggagagtgtacagggggtgtgggggagattaaatgggtggggagagtgtacggggggggtgggggagattaaatgggtggggagagtgtacggggggtgtgggggagattaaatgggtggggagagtgtacagggggtgtgggggagattaaatgggtggggagagtgtacaggggctgtggggggagattaaatgggtggggagagtgtacaggggctgtggggggagattaaatgggtggggagagtgtacagggggtgtgggggagattaaatgggtggggagagtgtacggggggtgtggggggagattaaatgggtggggagagtgtacaggggctgtggggggagattaaatgggtggggagagtgtacggggggggtgggggagattaaatgggtggggagagtgtacggggggtgtgggggagattaaatgggtggggagagtgtacagggggtgtggggggagattaaatgggtggggagagtgtacagggggtgtgggggagattaaatgggtggggagagtgtacgggggttgtgggggagattaaatgggtggggagagtgtacagggggtgtgggggagattaaatgggtggggagagtgtacaggggctgtggggggagattaaatgggtggggagagtgtacaggggctgtggggggagattaaatgggtggggagagtgtacaggggctgtggggggagattaaatgggtggggagagtgtacagggggtgtgggggagattaaatgggtggggagagtgtacggggggtgtgggggagattaaatgggtggggagagtgtacaggggctgtggggggagattaaatgggtggggagagtgtacggggggtgtgggggagattaaatgggtggggagagtgtacaggggctgtgggggagattaaatgggtggggagagtgtacgggggggggtgggggagattaaatgggtggggagagtgtacggggggggtgggggagattaaatgggtggggagagtgtacaggggcggtgggggagattaaatgggtggggagagtgtacgggggctgtggggggagattaaatgggtggggagagtgtacagggggtgtggggggagattaaatgggtggggagagtgtacggggggggtgggggagattaaatgggtggggagagtgtacggggggggtgggggagattaaatgggtggggagagtgtacgggggggggtgggggagattaaatgggtggggagagtgtacgggggggggtgggggagattaaatgggtggggagagtgtacggggggggtgggggagattaaatgggtggggagagtgtacggggggggtgggggagattaaatgggtggggagagtgtacggggggggtgggggagattaaatgggtggggagagtctgtgaactGTTTGTCTCTCACTGTGCCtcatccttctctctttctcactcccccctcccccccccaggaggAATCTCCGCCCCAGGCTGATGTGGAACTGGTGAGCAGCTCGCCGACCCCTCCCTCCGAGGCCTCCTCGACCCCCCTGTTGTGTGTGCGGACAGGGTGTACAAACTGTCCCGTGTCCAGCACTGACTGGGACAGTGAATATTGCAGCAACGAGTGCGTGGTCAGTCACTGCAGGTGAGAGGGACACGGCGACGCTATTAATTCACAGGTGACCCTCCCTCCGTCCGGCCTCGGCCCTCGCACGGTTCTGTGTCAACACctgaaaaggccattcggcccgtcggactcgtgccagccctttgaaagagctctccgattggactctttccccgcagccccgtGAATTTTTTCCCGTTCCAATGATTTATTCGCCCGGTCGAATGCCACGATTGAGTCTGCTCCCTCCGCCCGATCAGATCAATAAACTCACTGGGTGAAAGGTCCCTCGCCCCAGCAGCTTCGACTCCCGGTTATCCGAAACCCGTGCTCACCTCTCCCCAGTCGAAACACTTTCTCCCCGTCGACTCTTACAAAccccctccgcccccacccctcGAAATATTCAACCTGAAGGGGGGGACAgggtcagagagacctgggggtgaatggacacaaatctttaaaggtgacagggcaggttgagaaagtggtttaaaaaaagcatctgggatcctgggc
This Heptranchias perlo isolate sHepPer1 unplaced genomic scaffold, sHepPer1.hap1 HAP1_SCAFFOLD_1499, whole genome shotgun sequence DNA region includes the following protein-coding sequences:
- the LOC137309146 gene encoding TOX high mobility group box family member 4-like codes for the protein MMIGDFGSVIFCADAVTRSLLLRFFSQIYKRKTEAAKKEYLKALASYRASLVSKTAADSSETDALQTVQQTLASTTLSPALLVTPAPSQPAAPSPPVQPSAPRALAPRQDSVTTRHMASVSQSLLTVLPATLRLGTPAPQLVQVQLPIVGPPQLTQVRLQRLQPPPPLQQKPPPPLQAMPPHPPPLQPKLRQGIPQPPPLQVQIIQLQQLAPAHLQPAPAPPPPAIAPCPHPRLALPEQSPALPEVITQEESPPQADVELVSSSPTPPSEASSTPLLCVRTGCTNCPVSSTDWDSEYCSNECVVSHCR